The following DNA comes from Malania oleifera isolate guangnan ecotype guangnan chromosome 12, ASM2987363v1, whole genome shotgun sequence.
AAGGTACCCAAGATGTATGTTTCTCCTCTTTGGAGGTTATCCAAGACAAAAGAACACAGAGACATGTTCTTGTTCGCCTTTTTGAATTGCCTTCCCTTTATTATTCCAACACGAGCACAAATGGACCACGGCTGATTGTCCAATGTACCCAAAAATAGTGCCAAATTATTACATGATTTTTGGCAATTATCCTACGCGGGAAGACACAAACTTCCTACACAGCTTACATGTTAAACAAAGTTGGAATGAGAAGAGATAAAGCTCCAAGAAAACCTTATGATGCTTGCTTAAGTCAGTAAAAGTTACAAAGAATACGTTAATAGAAAGCAGGGAATTCTCATGCACCTCTTTCTCTTATCCTTTTCCCTTTTATTCTTCCCCCATTAGGATCTCATGTGAATACTCAAGAGGTTTCAACTGTCCCTCTCTACTTCAGGGCAGTCTATCTCATAGTGGGGCAGTCAATAGGGGGTTACCTTATGGGTTCCAGGAGTCCACAAGTAACCAGAATATTATCCAATATCCACActtatttgcaaaaatcaaaGCCCTCAATGTTTAGCATGGAAAAAATAAGCATGTATATTGCTAGAGATAAGTTACAAATTGTAATGCAAATTACCTTCTATCCAAGTTGCTTGGTGGATTCATAACTGACCTAGTAAAACATTAACAACAAGACCGTTATGTAACGCCATTatgtaacggttttttgggttactgaTACCATTACaaaccgcgaaatcggtgggaaaaAAATTCACAGTTGTAGCGGCCGTTATGAACAGTGTTCGTTACATAAACGCCACTAcagccgttacgtaaccgctacaggactgttacactcaaaaaatcattttatcttttacttttccttctcactttttccctctctttcataaatcatataccatgtggcaagagggggaaataatataatgaggatgacaatgatacaaaatttattatttctttaaatactcataaGAGATGCAATAActaacaatttaaaaatattaacttgttagcaaaatattttattttgataatattagaaaTGTGATACTTATGTTAtacatttttcaacttcaaccttctttcttttctaactattttatatttgtattattcgtatgtcttatgtgtcgaatagattaatggagtgtataatgtattttttttttattaattaatttagcacacataagaatttatcacggataagaacaatgagaagtataaatacgcacacacatgtaatttttctatcaatggtggtttaaaacaaatgtaaactttttacccttaccaaataacttagttactcgaactaaaggattcaaaatacacaaactctttctaagaaaggctaaaagcttaaaacatgcaaatatgctaatatgcacaaggttgtgcatgcttcaaaaaaattcacagccattACTCCTGCTTcacgttatgtaacatccgctactcccactTCCTGTTACACCCGTTACCATTACGTTATGCTActcgctaccgcgatttaaaaccatggtctgGAGCGATGCAAGTCAAACCATATATTCAGTCCACAGAGCACATTCACCAGATCCCAATACAGTGAAAACATACTTCCAGTATAAAGTtacatgaaataaaaaattaaaaaatatatatattttggaaagaaaaaaacaCATACCGCAATTTAGTCtatcaaaattaattttagaTCTACATTCTGGACTCTGAATTTTTTCCAGTAAGCTCAACATGTAACAACTCAGCAGCTTCCCGGACTTTCCTTCGATCCCAAAATCCACCAACCACTGCAGTCCATGTTGCATCATTAGGAACACATCCATCGAGAACCATCTCATCAATAATGCGAGCAACTTTGTTCAGGTCTCCTTTCTTACAGAAACAATTCACAAGAGAATCAAAAGTCCTGGCATCTATACTAATACCCCTAGTACGCATGCTTAGATACAATTGAAAAGCTCTATTTGGACCACCCCCAGTACAAAGACCTTGGGCGACTGCATTATGAATCCTAACATGAAGGCTCCAGGTTACCCGATTAGGTGATATCCCTTCAAGGACCATCTCATCAAGGAAGTTTGCAGCATCCTGGAAATTGCGAATGTCGCAGAAGCCATTTATTAATTTTGAATACAACCCTGCATCTGGTTTCAAGCCCTGAAGCTTCATCCTGTCAAGAATCTCCGTAGCTTCTTGAAGTTTTCCTTCAGTACAAAGCCCATGAATCAAAGTACTGTAAGTTATCATATTGGGTGCCAACCGTTTGGCAACCATGATCTCCAATAGCTCCATGGCTTCTGAAGAACGCCCACTTTTGCAAAGACCGTCCATTAAAGAACTGTAAGTAAACACATTAGgctctatacttttgcttatcaTGTCCTCTAACAATCCCAAAGCTTCATCCAAATTTCTAGACTGGCATAAACCATGTATCAAAGAACTGTAGGTAACCACGGTAGGCGAACAACCCTTCACCTCCATCTCTTTAAAAAGTTCCTTTGCTTCACCAGTCTTTCCCAATCTACACAACCCATTAATCAAAGTACCATATGTATATGAATCTGGCATGCACCCACGATTGGGCATCTCCCTGAATACCCCAATAGCTGCATCAATTGTTCCAGCATTCTTGCTAAGTGCTTTAATCAAAACATTGAGCGAAGCCACACTAGTAGGAATGCCCATTTCTCTCATATACCTATAAAATCTTATAGCCATCTTTAACTGGTTTTCATCAACAAGAACAGAAAACAGTGTAATGTAAGACTTTTGGGTGGGTTCACACTGGAATTCCTTCATCTTGTGGAAAACCCTAATGGCATCCAATGGTTTGTGAACTCGGCCATAAGCTCTGCAAATGGATAGGAATATGTCTTCAGGAATACTACATTTTTCCTCCTTCATTCTGTTAAGCAGTGCTTCAGCTGATCTAAAACAGTTTGCAGAGACTAATCGGGATATCATGAGTCCAAATGTATTGTGATCGTGCCGAAAGCCATTCACATACTCTGCTGTTGCTGAATCAAATACAAGAATAGCTTTCTGTATGTCTTTTTCTGCTCGTATAAGCTTCTCCACCTGGGAAGGTGTAATTTGTTTAGACCATTTAATCATTGTCTTGCTACCCATTAGTGCAATTCTATTTTGCAAGCCTCCAAGCCTAATAAAAGCACTGGCTTCTTTGCAATTCCATGTCAAAACTCAGCATACAAAAGTGAAACATCAGAGAGGCGAGGAAGTAAGCCGTTCACAAACATAATAATCATCTCCTGATATCAAATGGTCAAACAGCCAAGGTACAAATGCAAAAGCCAGAATCCTGCAAAGCAAATAGTGGTGCATTTACATTCAACATTCCTCTCAAACATATACAAGGCATTTTTATCAAACATGATAAGAGGACCTAAAGTCGAAGGATTTCTGTATTCTTATAATACTAGAACCGAAAATGAAATTGCCTTGATATGGGTCCCTGGGGATCCACTATTCTTGCATCAGTGGACCAAGATTAAGGATATCATTCTGACCAGATTTCTTGTAGAAGATGAAAGCCTACTCCAGTTATGGAGGCTCAACTGTGCCATTTAAACACAAAACTTCTATTGGGTGTAAATACTCAATTCTCCAAAATCAAGAAGAAACAACCAACACAAACCGAAAAGCggataaatggaaaaaaaaaccATAGCCTGCCACTGATCTAGGTGTT
Coding sequences within:
- the LOC131144958 gene encoding pentatricopeptide repeat-containing protein At5g46100 → MGSKTMIKWSKQITPSQVEKLIRAEKDIQKAILVFDSATAEYVNGFRHDHNTFGLMISRLVSANCFRSAEALLNRMKEEKCSIPEDIFLSICRAYGRVHKPLDAIRVFHKMKEFQCEPTQKSYITLFSVLVDENQLKMAIRFYRYMREMGIPTSVASLNVLIKALSKNAGTIDAAIGVFREMPNRGCMPDSYTYGTLINGLCRLGKTGEAKELFKEMEVKGCSPTVVTYSSLIHGLCQSRNLDEALGLLEDMISKSIEPNVFTYSSLMDGLCKSGRSSEAMELLEIMVAKRLAPNMITYSTLIHGLCTEGKLQEATEILDRMKLQGLKPDAGLYSKLINGFCDIRNFQDAANFLDEMVLEGISPNRVTWSLHVRIHNAVAQGLCTGGGPNRAFQLYLSMRTRGISIDARTFDSLVNCFCKKGDLNKVARIIDEMVLDGCVPNDATWTAVVGGFWDRRKVREAAELLHVELTGKNSESRM